TCTTGTGTGTGGCGACAGGGAAGATGTGTCTCTTAAACCTCAATCTGCGAAGAGTATACGTGCAAAAGTCAGGTCAGTGTCAAAACTATTTCAGAAATGTATTTACTCTATTGATCAAGTATTGTTTTTCTTTGTTGATTAATTATGGATCAAGTTGAAGGCAGTTGTGTGACAAAAAAGATAATTTACTAAAAATGTGTTTTACTTAGAAATAGAAAAGGACACTGGAATACctttattgtatttttttcttGATGTAACTTTATCACACTACTTAGAAAGCCTCTTCAGCTCATCTCTGACCCTGGATTTCATTTCAGTTAGACTTCCATAGCTGATTACAACTAAGTTGATCAGTTGGAACTAATtctactttttaatatttttttatgaaagacTTACCTCTGTGATCCCAATTTGGCAATTTCCGAAAATTGCAAGAAACCCTCTGATAGAAAGattgcaaaaagaaaaaaaaataatgaatcaATCAATGAACCATAAGAGTAGTCATGTGTAACAGACTAAAGTTTTGTTAATTTATAATCCCTTGAATAAGCCAATCATCGTCTCTTCGTTGAGTTCAAATATCCATAGAGACATAAGTATGTTAATCGATGGCTCTGAAATAATCAATAATGAGTTCTTACCAATATAAGAGTTACATTCAATCTGATACATTGTTAATAAAAGTAAAAAGACCGCTACTTAACCTTTTTTGGCTTCTTCACAGTCAATCTGAGAAAACATACACACAATCAACTTAGTCTTTTGACATAGTTAATCACAGATTATTAAGCATAATTATGAGCCATGACATACTATGCAAACAAAATGCAATTTAATTAAACAATCAACTTATAAGGTGATGTCAGCCAATTGCTTCACATTTTATGTTATCAGGACAAAAAGTAATGAAATTAGCCGGCAAACATGCTATGTCTAGCAAAgatcaaattatataattagtatCATTATAacactattttttaaattattccaAATTATTTCAGCTATGAGTTCTATTCCATATACTAATTGTGTAGAAGGTCAACATAGTTTGCCATTAAACATAATCTGTGATTTTACTATGTCAACAGACTAAGTTGATTGTGTGCCTGTTTTCTCAAATTGACTGCGAAGAAGCAAAAAAAGATGACAAATATTTTTACCTCCCCAACAGAACCCTGCAGCTCCAACTGCTGAGATTCCTTTGCTATTTAGAGCATGAATGATCAGTTTGGTATCTTCTACCCCTTTAGCCTATATGAAGAGTATTATGTAATGTACAGGCACACATTTACAGATGTCATGCGCGCGCAGAAATTATTCTCTtgtcatataaattattatgatgTCTTCGCATGATTAGCTTTCATAATATTTACctaaaagtaaaattatataaaaactgaAAATCAAACTCAGTTATCAAGGTTAGAAACTCACTGTTGGAATTCAGTTCACCCAGTCTAGTCTGCAAGAGACCTCTTGTAACTTGTAACTCTAAAATATCCTCCATCAAAAAATTCAGGAATCACCATATTGTATCCAGCAAAAGCAATTTTATTGCAAGCTTCCTTCAAGGCAGTGATTAAAAACTCAGTCTCCAACTAATTTGGATTAGACTAATTAAAGAGCGGCAAAGAACTAAACAGGGAATATATGTATTTCATTTGTTATTAACCCTTCAACTATAATTTCAAAGGAAACAGTTACATAGAGTAGAAGGAAAAAAACTTTTATTGTAAAGAGTACAACTTAAAAAACACATTAAAGACCCGCTTATAAGTACTAAGTTTAAGATATTGTATATAATGCTATGAAGTAGTTAACTGTTTATGAATCAACCTGTCTAATATTTGATGACGGCATAAGAGTTTCATTGTATAAAAACTTACCTGGAAACTCCAGCAAACCCATCAGCTCATCTCTGTCAAGGGTCACATCCATGTCCTGGCCGATCAATGCAGAGGAAGGATACATGTTAGTTACCATTCCAAGTCTGCGGACAGTTTCTTTACAAAAGAGCCGGGAGACCAGTTGATAGAAAAACACCAGTCTGCGGGCAGTCTTCCGGAAAGACCTGCAATTTCCAACCAAGATATACAAAAAACTGATGTTGAAGAAGAGTTCAAAAAAGAGCCGGGAGACCAATTGATAGAAAAAGAACTAAAAGAAATTGGAGACAGTGGTCTAAAACCTTACGTACAATACTTGAAACAAAGATCATACTATTCCGAAAAACTTCACCTAACATTGAaattttgtttggttttaaagAGGATCCAACCATTGAACCACCTAAAACATAAAATCAATTGTTGGTGAACAAACAAAGTTCCGTAATAAAAACGgacaaaaacaaattatgtaaTAAAAGCATATCAAATTTGAAAACAATCTATATCTAAACCAAAGGTACATATATAATACTATTTAActaaaagaaagcaaaagaataTATTAGAGTATCAATACTAAAAAAATCAGTGGCAGAAGTACATCAGTCCTGTGCATTACATCAAACAGTTAGAGTGCAAATTACAAATCCTATATTTCAGAGTTCACACATATTAGATACATCCAAAAAATAGTTTATAAATCAACAAAACAGCTAATCAACAGTAATATACTGAGAACAATATAGTGAAACACATTAATTTCATCAGCTCCATCAACATGAGTTTTGAAAGATGCAAAACAAATATAGTGAAACAACAGTAATTACAGGAGCACAAAATATGTACAAAACAAATCTTTTACAAAACTATAAAAGGAAGAGATGGGTTTGAGAAAATTACCAAAGTCCAATGACGGCGACTTCGAAGGAGTCTCTTCCAAAGAATCCATCAATTACCACTCCAAGAAGACAATCAAAAGAAGATAAGAGTTTTTCGCACAAACTACATCGCAAAACTACAAAAACGAAGAACTGATACAATCAATGGAGTCATTTTGGATTAGAGCAAAAAGAAGCAAATAACTAAACGGGGACGAAGCTTTACCTGCCACAGTTCGTCAGTTCCAatcaattttgaaaatttgaaatgtatTAGATGATTTAGGCTGAGAGAATAATAGAAGGAGGGATGAGCGACACGTGTATTAGACTTGTCTTTCATCATTCCAAGATCATAGTTAACTAAAAATGAAAAGTAAATTCCAATATTATAGTTAACTAAAAATGCAAACTAAAaatgaaaattcttcaaaatgaAAAGTGAGTGACTCACAAACATTAGACAATAGAGATGTAGACAATTTTCTCCTCTTCTGTGGGGAGTACTCTGTCTTGTCGACATTTACTGCCAAAACAAAAAATTCATTGCAACGACTAAGCGGACAGCAGTGAATACATTGCGATATATGTAAAGCTGAGAACAAAAAATTCGGAGACTCACAGAAATCCtctctttttttaaaaacatcACCGAATTTCCACGCTGAAAAGACAATCCAATCAGTGTATGACACAtcagaataataaattatgaaaaaaatacaaTAAGAACATTAACTAATGTGCAACCTATCTTTACCTAACACATTCATTCCAGTGCAGACAAAGTAATTAAGGAGCAAACCAAAAACACAGAAGCACAATAAATAGAGGACAGACAGAGGAATCAGAGTAAGCATATATGAAACACATATAATTACCCAAGTCTCGACGCGGAGAGTTCGTAAAATCAGAATCGTGCTCCGAAACAACATTCAAATCAGACTCATCGCCGGAACCCATCATTGAAAGCACGGTCGAGAAGCTGCAGAAATCGAGAAATGAGGCAAGAGATCAGTACACATAAATCGTCCA
This genomic window from Daucus carota subsp. sativus chromosome 7, DH1 v3.0, whole genome shotgun sequence contains:
- the LOC108194300 gene encoding uncharacterized protein LOC108194300, with product MMGSGDESDLNVVSEHDSDFTNSPRRDLAWKFGDVFKKREDFLNVDKTEYSPQKRRKLSTSLLSNVFNYDLGMMKDKSNTRVAHPSFYYSLSLNHLIHFKFSKLIGTDELWQFCDVVCAKNSYLLLIVFLEW